The Leptotrichia sp. OH3620_COT-345 region TTCTGAAATATCTGTAAAAAATATATTTATTTTTATATTCTACTATTTTTTAAAATATTTATCAATTTACAATTTCAATTTTTTTAAATTTTTTATTTTCAATCTAAATATATAATAATTTCTATATTCTAAAAAGTATTCCCATATGTTATAATAAAAAACAATTCAAATAACGGAGGAAAATATGAAAAAACTATGGGAAGGGCGTTTTGCCAAAGCTACTGATAAACTGCTTGAAAAATTTAATGCTTCTATAACTTTTGATAAAAGACTTTATAAAGAAGATATAAAAGGAAGTATTGCTCATAGTAAAATGCTTTCAAAACAGGGAATTATCATGGAAAAGGAACAAAAAAATATTGAAAAAGGGCTTTTACAGATAAAAGAAGAAATAGAAAAAGGAATTTTTGAATTCAAAATTGAAGATGAAGATATACATATGGCAATCGAAAAAAGACTTACTGAAATAATAGGAGAAACAGCGGGAAAACTTCATACTGCCAGAAGCAGAAATGATCAGGTCGCTCTTGATATAAGAATGTATGCTATGGAAGAAGCTAGAGAAATAAAAAAATTACTGATTAATATGGAAAAAACTATTATAGATATGTCTGAGAAATATAAATCCGTAATTATTCCGGGATATACACATCTTCAAAGAGCACAACCCATACTATTTTCTCATTACCTTATGGCTTATTTCCAGATGTTTAAGAGAGATATCTCAAGAATTGAAGATTTTCTTGGAAGAACGGATGAAATGCCTTTGGGTGCCGGAGCGCTTGCAGGAACTACTTTTAATATTGATCGGCATTTTACCGCTTCTGAACTGGCATTTTCAAAACCCACTGAAAACAGTCTTGATTCTGTAAGTGATCGTGATTTTATCATTGAACTTTGTTTCATTATTTCAATGATATCAATGCATCTTTCAAGATTTTCCGAAGAAATTATTATTTGGTGCTCATCAGAATTTTCTTTTTTGACTCCTGATGATGCTTTTTCCACCGGTTCATCTATTATGCCTCAGAAAAAAAATCCTGATATTCCGGAGCTTATAAGGGGAAAAACAGGAAGAATATATGGAAATCTTATAAGTTTATTAACTACAATGAAAGCACTTCCATTAGCTTACAATAAAGATATGCAAGAGGATAAGGAAAGTATATTTGATTCTATTGATACTATCAAAATTTCAATTGAGATTTTTTATAAAATGCTTAGTACTTTAAAAGTTAATAAAGAAAAAATCTTAACTTCTA contains the following coding sequences:
- the argH gene encoding argininosuccinate lyase yields the protein MKKLWEGRFAKATDKLLEKFNASITFDKRLYKEDIKGSIAHSKMLSKQGIIMEKEQKNIEKGLLQIKEEIEKGIFEFKIEDEDIHMAIEKRLTEIIGETAGKLHTARSRNDQVALDIRMYAMEEAREIKKLLINMEKTIIDMSEKYKSVIIPGYTHLQRAQPILFSHYLMAYFQMFKRDISRIEDFLGRTDEMPLGAGALAGTTFNIDRHFTASELAFSKPTENSLDSVSDRDFIIELCFIISMISMHLSRFSEEIIIWCSSEFSFLTPDDAFSTGSSIMPQKKNPDIPELIRGKTGRIYGNLISLLTTMKALPLAYNKDMQEDKESIFDSIDTIKISIEIFYKMLSTLKVNKEKILTSMKKGFLNATDVADYLAKKNIPFRKAHKISGKIVSYCEDKNIDIEEMTLEEFKNFSDMFENDIFNEITLKNCVNKRNSYGGTSYENIKMQIKKGKKYIENIE